From the Trifolium pratense cultivar HEN17-A07 linkage group LG4, ARS_RC_1.1, whole genome shotgun sequence genome, the window TTATTGTTTCTTGTATCTTCGTTGacagttgttttgtttttatgctTATGCGTTTAAGTATAGGCCATGTATACATATATATAGTCACGGACGGAGGCAGGTAGGCCAATGTGTGGGCACCTGCCTGCACAATGATTTCAATACATATGTTTCCGAGATaattcctccgtcccaaaatataaagcaaaaattggtcaaaaaaatgaatgtatttgacCTAAATTTTGAACcaatattaagtttgtttgcttcatttttacttatattttagagGGAGTGAGTATTAATTAAGGAACCAAAATTGTCTTAAAAATTGTgtagtaaatttttttaaaatgtaaaatatcctttttttcaatataaaatttacgtACCTTTGAGTTCTTTAACTAATTGCCTCGACACGCTTATTATTGAGAAGAACCCAATTGTATTATGGGGTAGTTGCGCAATCTTTACACGTAATTTCTTAATTCAGTGACTACACACCTCTGGTTTTATATTTTCCAGCCATCCGCAACAACAAGTTGTGTTGACTAAACTGAAATGGATAGCTGTTCATATTTCTCAATTTTGTTTGTAAATGTTGTGTGGTTGTTCTAAGGCTTTGCTGCTGAATGGGTGCTAGTCATTTGTTTAATAGGGAGGATGTTCTTTGTTGCTGCTCCTCCATTGTATCAGGTGGAATTGGTTGTGTTTATTTGCACCCCTTAtgcatttttcaattttaataaaacttttgctttttcaaaaaaataaaaaataaagcaaTTGTTATAATCTCCACAAAaatgattatattattttatttttaagaaaaaataaaatcatagtgCAAAGACATCACATGGTTAATATATTGACACCCTACAATCATCACCAATCAATTTTAATACCTAATACttatcatttaataaatataaggaTAAATACACTTTGGGGGACTATGCCAAAACCCAATTATACAATTCAAAAGATCAACAACATATAACTCTTTAAAAATCTTATTTGTAAAATACCAAAGAGATAAAActcaatgaagaaaaaaaaaaagtgcataataaaataacaaaagtaaaaagaaaGCCAATTTTAAAGTCCACTAAAACAACCATTAATATCGAAAGAGATATCAACAGAAGAGTATTGATATTTAAAATTGGCTATACCatcaagacatttttttttttataagcaaataatgaattataaggagtacaaggggtacccaacccttacaattctaaAAGAAGCCATTAGATGCTAAAAATGCAAGATAATGGATCTTTACACTAAATCTGAAAATACAAGAGAAGACTTAGAAATTATTCTACCAACAAACCAAAACCAggagatataaataatttgatccACTAATGATTGCAAGTTAATGACATCTCCTCTAAACATTATATTTCTACGGGCACGCCACAAGCTCCATGTAGTTGCCAACCAAATTACATGTCGAGCTTTTGCATAAGACTTATTCTTCACCAAAGCACCAAAGGAGACTTATTACCATCAAGACATTTAATTTAGAGACCACTGAATTACCAACCAACAAAACtttgaaaatcattttgaaCCACAAATATAAAACCCACACACAAATGCTATCGTTATGGCCTTTTAGTCAATATCatagtaatattggtgatcttAGTTCTATCTTTGGGCACATTATCAGTTACATATTTTTGAAAGCGGTTAAAAGCCTCTTTAGTGACACTTTCACCAAAATGACCAACTAGCAAAGGTTCAGCGATAGCCCTTATGCATTGTCCCAAATTGTATCCATCTTCTGTAAGTGATCCTGAAATTTTAGAGTTAAAAGCATCCTTATAATTATCAAGttctttaaaaattatttgagaaGAATCCAATTGATTGATGGAAAATGATCCTTCTGTGAGAACTTCCAACTTCACTTCAGATAGAGATGGATAATAGAGAGGAACGTTGAAAGAGTTGagattttcttcttttataatTCCCTGCAAcatatattgaataatttatattataaaacataaaatactaTGTCGTAACACTTTTGGTGAGATGACCTATTCAAACAAAATACTAAATActaaatatatatcatataagTTTACCTCCAAAACCATATCATTAAGAGCCACCGACATAAAATCCCATAGGTAAGAAATCTCCTTGCTTGATGGATCCTCAGATTGTCTTCCAATTAAAGTTACAAATAAACAACCCCCTTCAACTAATTCTTGGGCACGGCACTTGAGAAAATAAGAGAAATCTGTTTTATATTGATCATAGTAAGCCTTAAGGACATTTGAAGGGCTTGTGCTAGACAAGTAAATGTTGCCTTTGTTGTCATCTACACCCTCGGGTACCTAATAAGTGTACCAATCAacaaaaattatcaatatttcaTCAATCTGTACATGTAgattaaataaaagaatttttttttataaaagaatataAAGAGAAAATTAGTATTAATGCATGGGGTGAAAAGTTGATTAAGGGTACATATAatgcaaaaaaagaaaagaaagagttAATAAAAACAAACCTTAGATAGAAATTGAAGGCTATAAGAGGAATGGACAAAATGCATACTATTATCAGGAAAAAGCCTGCTATAAAAGGAACCGGGAGCCCCAAAGATGTAGCAATGATCCATTTCAGTTTTGATTTCATTGCGTAGATTTTCCTTAAAGGTGTCGAGGGACTGGAATATAGTATTGAAGTCGTTCCCCGGTAGATCGTTCAAAAAGATCTTATATTCTGGAGAtttatgattcttttttttataaagctTTTCCACAACTTTGATAGTTTCTGATATCACCAACAGAGTGTTTGGTCCACAAGAACAACCCAAATCTGCAATTGCCAAGCTTTTGGGAAGTGTGTTGCCACACACATTGATTATGGATTCATCTCTTAGAAGTTTTGTCGTAGAAATTACCTTTTGCTGTATACATATaaccaataaataaaatttattttgtctcaaattctataaatatatataaaataatattttaccatAAGAATAAGGGTCATTTGATACAACTTTTCTACAAAAAATTATCGCTGAgtgttactttcttttttttaaaaaaaaaaaattgataactgAGAAAAATCTAATAATTGCTTAGATGGAAGAGTAGTTTTGAGTATTTCTCATGGAAATTTtgtgtataaattattttttatatataaaatagtatgttatattaattatgataaacatatttttttggttactgaTTATGGAAAACATATACAAACACAAAATCGTTTCGGGTAATTTTTGAGCTATATAATGAGccctaaaaataattaatgatatttgtacaaataGACACAGACCTGAAGTAATGAGTTGTTTGCGTAACTTTTTTCTCCCACACCTCCATTCATGTGTAGTACCTGTCCTAAATCCATTATTGTTTCTTTATCTTCTTTGagagttgttttgtttttattgttatgCGTTTAAGTATAGGCCatgttatacatatatatagtcAGAGACGAAGGTTGGTAGGTAGGCATATGTGTGAACACCTGCCTGCGCAATGATTtaagatattttttatatactacTAATAATTAGTATACTTTAAATACATAAAATGTTAACTAATGTTTCCAATATACTTCAtttgtctcaaaatataaaataaaa encodes:
- the LOC123921349 gene encoding S-adenosyl-L-methionine:benzoic acid/salicylic acid carboxyl methyltransferase 3-like isoform X1, with the protein product MDLGQVLHMNGGVGEKSYANNSLLQQKVISTTKLLRDESIINVCGNTLPKSLAIADLGCSCGPNTLLVISETIKVVEKLYKKKNHKSPEYKIFLNDLPGNDFNTIFQSLDTFKENLRNEIKTEMDHCYIFGAPGSFYSRLFPDNSMHFVHSSYSLQFLSKVPEGVDDNKGNIYLSSTSPSNVLKAYYDQYKTDFSYFLKCRAQELVEGGCLFVTLIGRQSEDPSSKEISYLWDFMSVALNDMVLEGIIKEENLNSFNVPLYYPSLSEVKLEVLTEGSFSINQLDSSQIIFKELDNYKDAFNSKISGSLTEDGYNLGQCIRAIAEPLLVGHFGESVTKEAFNRFQKYVTDNVPKDRTKITNITMILTKRP